From the Natrinema amylolyticum genome, the window CGAGGCGTATCTCCCGGAGGAGTCGGGTTCGGTCGGGCTGGCGGACGCCGACGGACTCGTGATCACGACGCCCCAGTGGGCGTTCGACGACTCGGAGCTCACAGCCCTCGAGTCGTTCGTCGCGGACGGCGGCGCAGTCTTCCTGTTCGATCAGTCGGACTTCGGCGGGAACGATCGAACGGGGGCCCTGAACGACATCGCCGACCGACTCGATCTCGCCTTCCGCTTTAACGGCGGGCAGGTCGAAGACGAGGTCCGGAACGCCGGCCCCGTCTACGAGCCGGTCGCGACGGAGTTCTCGCCCGCGTTCGACTACTTCGACGGCCGAGACGGGATCGGGATCGAGTTCGACCGCGACGGTGAGTACTACGGCCGGGTCACTCGCGTGTTCGACGGCGACACCGTCGAGGTCGAGTTCGACACCGAGTACGGCTACCGCGAGACCGTCCGCAACGTCGGCGTCGACACCGCAGAGACGCCGCCGACGGAGACCAGCCCCAGGGAGTGGTTCGGCGTCCCCGACGACGCGACCGATCACCTCCACGACTGGGGCGACCGCGCGTCGGAGTTCGTCCTCGAGCGGCTGGCACCCGACGGCGCGACGGTCGACGAGGCCGACCTCGAGGGCCGCCACGTCAAGATCACCTTCGACGAGGCGGAGCCGGTACGCGGGAACTACGGGCGACTGCTCGGTTACCTCCACTACGATCCGGACGACTTCGCGGCCGACTTCGACGCCGACTCGTTCTCGGTGAACTACAACCGCCGGATCGTCGCGGACGGGTACGCCCGCGTCTACTCGTCGGGCTTCGCGGCCCACGACGAGTTCGCCGCGCTCGAGGAGGACGCCCTCGCGGCGGGTCGGGGCGTCTGGTCGGCGTCCGACATTGATGCGCTCACCGAAATTCGCAACGAGCCCGTCGAGGACCTGTTCGTCCCGTCGGCCCGGAGCATTCGCAGCGCTCGAGGCCGGAACGGCGGTCCCGTCCGGGACGATCGAGTGGCCGTGTCGGCGGCCCCGAGCGCCGAGCAGCGCCTCGAGGGCGACGGCGTCGCGTACGACGGCGATATTCCGCTGGTCGGGATCGACGAGCGCCGCCGGGTCGCGCTCGTCGGCGGGCCGCTGATCGACGAGCGCTACGAGGAGGGCGAGGGCTTCGGCGCGGACACGAGCGGCTACGGTAACTTCCCGTTCCTGACGAACCTGATCGACCACCTCTCGGAGCCCGACGGCGACGTGATAGTCGCCGGCGGCCAGGGCCAGTTCAATGCCGCAGGCTCGCTCTCCCTCGAGGACTGCAAGTACTATCTCCGCTATCTCGAGGGGGTCGACGCGCGGCTCCGCCAGATAAACGATCTGGAACGGACGCTGCCCGACGAGTCGGAGCCGCCGCGTGCCGTCTTGCTCTCCGCGCCCGCCCGAGAACTCGAGTTCGGAGAACTCCTCGCGTTGCGCGAGTATCGGAACCGGGGCGGCGCGGTCGTCCTGCTCGGCAGCGCGGCGGCCGACGCCGATCACACGCGGAATCTGAATCGGCTTGCCGCCCGGCTCGATACGGATCTCCGGTTCAACGAGGATCGGATCATCGACGCGGAACGGAACCTCGCGGACGATCCCGCGGTCCTCGAGACGACGGCGTTCGACGACTCATTCCCGCTGTTCGATGCCTACGACCCGTCGGACCGTACGGACGAGGACGACGAGGCGGACGAAGCCGATGAGGCACCCGGAAACAGCGACCACGCGCGGGGCCACCGCGGAACCGGTCCCGGAAATAGCGGTAACGCCCCTGGTCACGGCGGTGGCTCGCCGGGTAACAGTGGCAACGCGCCGGGGCATCGCGGCGGGCCGGGCAATAGCGGAAACGCGCCCGGCCGGTAACCCGATTCAGGCGCGAACGCGGCGCCGCTCGAGGTCGGCCTCGAGCCGGTCGGCGGCGCGGAGTCGCACTCGTTTCGCGCGTCGTTTGGGAAGCTGCGAGTCGGTCACGCGGTCGGCGAGCGGGTCGTACGCCGACGGGGTGAATCCGAGTCCGCGCAGGTAGCGTCGGACGGCCCGATTCTCGAGTCCGTCGCGGATTGCCCCGTCGGCGATCGACTCGACGGTGTCGAACGCGGGGAGGCGGAGCGGCTCGTCGGAAGGCGCGTTCGAATCGATGATCGCGTCGGACTCCGTCGGCCGTCCCGAGCCGTCGACCACCGTTCCGTGGGCGTCCGCGCGGCCGACGATCGATCGCACCTCGTCCGCGAGTCGGAGCACCTGACTCGGCAGGGCCGCGTCGGGCGAGCGCCACTCGACGGTCGGCATCGCTCTTCGCAGTCGGACGGGGTTCCAGGCCGCCTCGTAGGGGTCGAACTCGTCGTCGAACGCGTCGGGGTCGACGCCGCGCTCGAGCGCGCGCTCGCGAAACCCGTCGTAGGCGTCCTCAAGTCGCCGGTCCCACTCGGCGACGCTGTCGACGTAGGGCCGGAGCTGGCCCTGTTCGGGGCAGGTCTCGTAACACGAGCGCCGGTAGAGGTACGGTCGGGCGCACTCGAGGATGCGTTCGCCGCGGTAGTGGGCCGAACTGTTGACGAGCGCGAAGGCCGGGTCAAGCGCCGTCAGGGCGTTGAGTTGGTCGACGACGTTTGACTGTTCGAAGTGAATGTGGGTGCCGGCACAGACGCGGGCGTCGTCGAAGGCGGGCCCGACGATCCGGCGCTGGAGGTCGGTGCTCTCCTTGTCACGGTAGGGAATCTCGTCGGGCGAGGCGTACAGCGGCGTCGCCAGCGGGACGAGTCGCTTGTCCTGATCGCGCGCCGCGTCCACGACGCGTTCGATCCGACCGAGCAGCTCCTCGCGGAGTTCGGCCATCGATCCGCACGGGGTTGTCTTGATCTCGAGCATCGGCTCGACGAACTCCGGATCGACCTGATCCGAGACGTCGAGCAGTGTATCGGGTGCGACCAGATCGCCGTCGCCGTCGACGACCCAGTACTCCACCTCGAGGCTTGTGTTCATGGATGTGTCTGGGAGCGCGGTGAGTGGCCCTCGAGCAAGCCGTCACTGGGCCATCCGGCGGACGGCGCTCGGTGAAGGGGCCACGTCCGTGCGGACGGGCGGGCCCTTCGCGTCATCCGAGCCGTCGGCCGATCGGTCTCCCGTTGGATTCGCTGGTAGGCACGATCCACGCGAAGGCGTTGAGCCTGCGAGGGCAGGTCGTGCTATCAGGTACCGACTCCCTCGATCGGCGAGCGTGATACCGGTAACACCAGTGTTACGAGGTTGTATCAACGTATCTGCTGGATTGATATCCCTTCGGTAACATGATAGAACTACATGAGCGACGAAGCGACTGCGGACGACGCGTCAGTGATCGTTGTCGGCGGCGGCCCCGCCGGACTGAGTGCGGCCCTCTTTACCGCGAAGAACGGCCTCGAGACGACGGTGTTCGACACCGACGGAACCTGGATGCACAAGGCCCACCTGTTCAACTACCTCGGCATCGGCTCGGTCGGCGGCAGCGAGTTCATGGCGACGGCCCGCCAGCAGGTCGACGACTTCGGCGTCGATCGCCGCCAGGGCGAGGAAGTGACCGCGGTCAGCGAGGCCGGCGACGGCTTCGCGGTCGAGACCGAGGAGGGGAGCTACGAGGCCGACTTCGTCGTCCTCGCGACGGGCGCGAACCGCGACCTCGCGGAGGACCTCGGCGTCGCGTTCACCGAGGAGGAGACCGTCGACGTCGGCGTCGAGATGGAAACCAGCGTCGAGGGTGCCTACGCGACCGGCGCGATGGTCCGACCCGAGGAGTGGCAGGCCGCGATCGCCGTCGGCGACGGTGCCGCCGCGGGACTTAACATCCTGTCGAAAGTACGTGGAGAACACTACCACGACTTCGACGTTCCCGCGGACGCCGAGCGCGTCTTCGGCGAACTGATCGCGGAGTAATCCCACTATCGAACCCGCGGAGCCAGCCGACTCAACCGACTCACCGAATTCAGTACGATGTCTAACGAATCACAGAACCCAGTCACGCCGGAGCTACCCGACAGCCCCGTCCACACGACGGGCACCGATCACATCACCATCTGGGGAAGCAACGAGGCCGACACGATCGAGTTCTACCAGGACCTGCTCGGCATGCCGCTCGTGCTCCGTCAGCCGAACCTCGACGATCCCTCGCAGACGCACCTGTTCTTCGACACGGGCGACGGTCGCATCCTCACCTTCTTCGTCAGCGACGACCGCCCGTCGAACCGGCGCGGCCAGCGCGGCGGGACGGGTGCCGTCCACCACCTCTGTTTCAGCGTCGACCCCGACGACTACGAGGACACGATGCGGGCCCTCGAGGAGGCGGGCCACCAGTACAACGTCTTCGACCGGGGCATCTTCCACTCGATCTACACCACGGACAACAACGGCCTCGTCATCGAACTTTCGACGGACAAGTACGAGGTCCCGGACGACCGCCGCGGCGAAGTGCTCGCCAAGGCACAGGAGCTCCGCGAGGAAGACGGCGCCGAGTACGCCAAGGACGAGCACCTCCGCGGTGCGATCGAGGCGCTCGGCCTCGAACTGATCGAACACGATCTCCCTGACGCCGACACCGGCGTCGGTGGTGTCCAATGAGCGCGGACGACCGCGTCGACGGTCCCCATCAGGACCAGCAGCTCGTCACCGGCGGGACCGACCTCGCGGAGGCCGAGGCGGCGCTCGTGCTCACCCACGGTCGCGGCGCGGCCGCTCGCGGGATGATCCAGATGGCGAACGAGGTCCATCGGGAGGGCGTCGCCTTCCTCGCTCCGCAGGCGGCCCGCCGGACCTGGTACCCGAACTCGTTTCTCGAGCCCGTCGAGCGCAACGAGCCCGGTCGATCATCGGGCCTGCAGGCCATCAGTGACGCGATCGGCGAGGCCGACGACGCCGGCATCCCGACCGAGCGGATCATGCTGATCGGCTTCTCGCAGGGGGCCTGTCTCGCGAGCGAGTACCTCGCCCGCAACCCGCGGCGCTACGGCGGCCTCGCCGCTCTGAGCGGTGGACTCATCGGTGAGGAACTGGACGACGAGTATCCGGGTGACCTCGAGGGGACGCCGGTCTTCCTCGGCTGTAGCGACGTCGACCCGCACATTCCCGAAGAGCGGGTCCACGACACGGCCGCCGTCTTCGAAGACATGAACGCCGACGTGACGAAGCGGCTCTACGAGGGGATGGGCCACGGCATCAACGAGGACGAGATGGAGTTCGTCTCCGAGATGGTCGCGGCTCTGGTCGACGCTTGATCCGGCTGCACGCGGCCGTACTCGAGGTTCGAATCAGCGAATAACGGTCACCGGGACGGGGGCGCGACGGACGATCGTTTCGGCGACGCTCCCGAGCAGGACGCGGGAGAGTCCGGAGCGGCCGTGGCTCCCGATGACGATGTGCTCGATCTCGTCGTGGTCCGCTGCGAACGAGACGACCTCGCGCGCGGGCTTCCCGACGGCGGTTTCGGTCCGAAACTCGCGGTCGGGATCGCTGACGATCTCCGCGATCTCTTCGGGAAACTCCTCGGAGACCTCCTCCTCTTGTTCTCGAAGCATCTCCTGGACGATCTTGAGACCGGCCTCCGTGGAGCCGTCCGCCGCTTCGATGACGCGCAGCAGGACGATCTCCTCGTCGGGATACGTGGTAAACGCGTGTTCGACCGCCTCCTGTGCGGGTTCCGAGCCGTCGTAGGCCACGAGTATCGCCATACGTTCACTACCACTTTCGGGAGTATATACCGGACGCTGGTGGTCGAGTGTAGCGAGGCGGAAGCCGCGCGAACGTCCGCACTATTCACCCGCTATCGAGGGACAAATTGATATTTCTCTTCGAAATATACCGGCGTACTCGATCCCTTCATATGACTACCAGATCGTTTTCACGGCGTCGCGTGCTCCAACTGACCGGCGGAACGACGATCGTGGGTCTCGCCGGCTGCTCCGGAACCAGGTCGAACGGTGACGACGAACATCCCGACGATGGACACGATCACGGCGATGACGGCCACGAGGGTGGTGGGCACGAACACGATGCAGACATCGGTGACCCGTCCGACTCCGCAACCGTGTCGATGATCACGACGGACGATGGCGATCACTTCGATCCGCACGTCGTCTGGGTAGAGTCCGGCGGCAGCGTCAGTTGGACCAACGAGAGCGGCAGTCATTCCACCACCGCCTATCACACGGCGAACGACGAACCGGGACTCGTCCCCGAGGGGGCAGCCGAGTGGGACAGCGGCGTCCTCTCGGAACAGGGAGCCGCGTTCGATCACACGTTCGAGACCGAGGGCGTCTACCACTACTTCTGCACTCCCCACGAAACGTCCGGGATGATCGGCAGCGTCATCGTCGGCCGGCCCGACCCGCACGAACAGCCCGCGCTCGCCGATCCTCCCTCCGACAAACCCGAAGCCGTTCGCGGAAAGCTGACGAAGCTGAACGAGCGGATCAGGGACGCGCTCGGCCACACTCACTAGCGGCCGCGAATATCGTGCCGTCCGTTGGTCGCTCGCGGCGATTACTCTTCGAACCCGTCCTCGAATCGGAACGTCCCGTCTCGCTGCACCACTTCGCCGTCGACTTCGATGAACGAATCTTCACTCATATCGACGATCATGTCGACGTGCACGGCGGAGTCGTTGGCCTCGTTGCCCTCGCCGACGGTGTCGTCGTAGGCGCGGCCGACGGCCATGTGGACCGTATCGCCCATCTTCTCGTCGAACAGCATGTTGTAGGTGAACTGGTCGATGTCGCGGTTCATCCCGATGCCCAGTTCGCCGAGTCGGCGCGCGCCCTCGTCCGTGTTGAGGACCTCCGTGAGGACGTCCTCGTTTTTCGCCGCCGAGTGCTGAACCACTTCGCCGCCCTCGAACTCGAGGTAGACGTCGGTGATCTCCCGACCCTGATGGTACAGCGGCATGTCGAACAGGACCTCGCCCTCGACGCTGTCGGGCTGGGGCGCGGTGAAGACCTCGCCGCCGGGGAGGTTATGCTCGCCGTGGTCGTTCAGCGTCGGGTTGTCTTCGATGGACATCGTCACGTCGGTCGTGTCGCCGCTCTTGATCCGGATCTCCTCGGCCGGGTCCATGATCTCGACCATGTTCGCCTGGTGCTCGCGCTGTTCGTCCCAGTCCTTGTTGACGGCGTCCCAGACGAAGTTCTCGTAGCCCTCCGTGCTCATCTCGGCGAGCTGGGCGTTGGCCGGCGCGGGGTACTGCGTGAGACACCAGCGCTTGGAGAGGCGCTCCTCGAGAATGGGGCGGTGCGCCTGCTGGTGGGCCGCGCTGACCTCGGGGTCGACGTCGCTGGTCTGAGTGACGTTGTCCGTCGCGCGGATGGCGATGTAGACGTCCGTGTTCTGGATGAGCGCGAGTTCGTGTTCCGGCGTGTCGAACTCGCCATCAGATGAGCGCAGATACGCCCGCTGCTGTCGTTTCCCGGTTCGCTGGCTCGTCGTGATCGGGTTCGCGCCCCGATCGCCGATCACTTCGTGGAGGGCGACGACCAAGTCCTCGGCGACGGGATGGGCATCGACGACGACGTTGTCGCCTTCCTCCAGGTCGACCGAGTGGTCAGCGATGATCTCGGCGTGTTCGCGGATTCGCGGGTCCATGCCCCCGCATTTGTGGGAGGAGGAAAAAATGGTTCGTAATGAGGAACCCGCCGGTCCCACGCGACTGCGGCGCGCTCCCGCCGCTCAGTCGGTCGCGAACCCGTACTCGTCGGTCTCGCCCCTGCCGGGTGCGTCGCTCGAGGAGCCGCCGGTCGCGCCCGGATCGGCCCCCTCGAGATGCGCTCGGAAGAACGAGACCGTCGCAGCCGTCAGGAGGACGCCGACGGGGGCCGAAACGAGCAGTGCGAGCAGGAGCCCCGCACTGCCACTGCTCACCGATACCGACAGGACCGCGGACACGACGACCGCGGCGATCGCGTGCCAGAACGCGAAGCTGAGCACCGGTCCGCCCGCGGTCGTCAACCGAATCGACTGGCGAAACGCCTCGAGAAACGGAGCGTCGTCGACGACGAACAGGAACGGGACGGGGTAGAACACGTAGCCGAGGACGATGATCGCCGGAAACGCGAGCCAGACGAGCGGCCGTACGAGAACGAAAACCGGGAGTACCAGCAGGAACGTGCCGAATGCGACGAGATTGTACAGGACGAACCGCGGCGCGTAGGCGACCACACACGAGCCGACGGCGAGCGGCTCACCGCGGAGTCGCCGATCGAGTCCGCCGACGTACGCCGCCATCAGAATCCCAGATATCACCGCGTACGCGGCGAGCGCGAGGCCGAGCCACGCCATCGTCTCGGCGCTGATCGCCTCGAGCGGGACCGCGACGGTTTCGACGGGGGTCTCGATCGTCACGTCCGGCCCGCCGGATCCGGTCGATCCGACGGGGGTCGTCGGTTCGCCGGTCGGAGCGGGGTCGCCGGGCGCGTCGCCGATCGAGGGGGCGTGCGGGTCCCCGCTCGTGGTCCGCGTCGTCGCGGGTGGATCCGGCGGGTCCGCGAACCGCCACAGGTCCACGAGCGGCGTCGGCAGGAGGAACTCGAAGTTGACGGCGAACCCACGACCGGTGTGAGCGAGCGCGCGTTGCACCTTCTCGAACTCGAGCAACGCGGTGAACAGGGGAACGAGCGCGAACGCCCAGAACTCGTCGAACCGACCGGCGACTCGAGCCGCGTGCTGTCGAAACGAACCCGAACGCCCGTCGTCCGGATCGTCGGCGGGCGTCGACGGGCCGTCGTCCGAGGGCGGTCCGGTGTGCGGAGCGGGAACCATACGTCGCCGTACTCGTGACGGATCAGTGAACCTTTCCCTCGACGCGAACGTCGCGCTCGAGGACGGCGATGCAGACCTCTGAGGTGAGGCGGGGAGTCCGAACCCCCTCGAGAAACGGGGGCGACATATTTCTCCCTCGTTCCGGTATCGATACCTATGATCGATCTGCGCTCCGATACCGTCACGACGCCCGACGAGGTGATGCGCGAGGCCGCTGCGACCGCCGACGTCGGCGACGACGTCTACGGCGAGGACCCGACCGTAGCCGAACTCGAGGCCCGCGTCGCCGACCGGTTGGGAACCGAGGCGGCACTGTACTTCCCGACGGGGACGATGGCGAACCAGACCGCTGCCCGTGTCCACACCGAGCGCGGGCAGGAGGTGATCGCCGACCGACAGAGCCACGTCGTGAAGTACGAACTCGGCGGGATGGCCCAGCACGCGGGGCTACAGGTACGGATGCTCGACGCCGACCGCGGGGTTCCCTCGCCGGAGCGGATTGCAGCAGCGACGGTCGAGGAGGACCTGCATCGTCCCGAGACCGGCCTGCTCTGTCTCGAGAACACGCACAACGCTCGCGGCGGGCTCGCGATCGACCCCGACGCGATCGCGGCGGCGGCCGCGGCGGCCCGCGAACGCGACGTCCCGGTGCATCTCGACGGCGCGAGGCTGTTCAACGCCGCGATAGCGCTCGACGTCCCGGTCACCGACCTCACCGAGCCCGTCGACTCCGTCATGGTCTCCCTCTCGAAAGGGCTCGGCGCGCCCGTCGGCTCGGTGCTCGCCGGGAGCGAGGCGTTCATCGAGCGCGCCCGTCGCACGCGAAAGCTGTTCGGCGGCGGCATGCGCCAGGCCGGAATCATCGCGGGGCCGGCGCTCGAGGCCCTTTCGAACGTCGACGACCTCGAAACGGATCACGAGAACGCGCGCCTGCTCGCTGCGGGGATGGCCGCCGTCGACGGGTTCGACGTGCGAGATCCGGAGACGAACATCGTCCTCGCAGACGTGTCGGGAACGGGGCTCGAGCCCTCGACCGTCGTCGAGCGACTCGCGGAACGGGACGTGTTGGCGACGCCCTTCGGCCCGACGACGGTCCGGTTCTGTACGCACCGCGACATCGATCGCGAGGCCGTGGATCGGGCGCTCGAACGGCTCGACGCCGCGTTCGCCTGACGGGGGCGGGTTACCGTTCGCCGCGCATCCCGTCGCGGAACTCGAGGACCGTCCGTCGGAGGAGGAGATACGCGAAGAAGACCAATCCGAGCAGGATCAGGACGACCGCGATGATGACTGGGTCGTCGGGGAGGAAGCCGATGATGGAATCCAGCATACGCGGCGGCTACACTGTCAGCGTGGTTAACCGTTTCGACCTCGCTCGCGCCCGTGCGACCGGTTCGCTAACTAAAACCGGTCTTTCAGTTTGCGCTGCCTATAACGTCGGCCGGGCCGTCGGTCGAGGTGTGCCTCGATCGTCGGCTCTCCCCTCCCGACTCCGTTCCGAGGGCCGTTCTCGAGATCGAGGCCACTGTCCGTCCCTCCGATCGCGTCGGCCCGCCCGCGGCTCCGCTCCCGTCTGACGGCCGTCGCGGCGGGCGGGTCGACTTCCCCTGCTCTCGGTCCCGCGTCCGATCCGCCCCGCTGACGCTGTGTCCCCTGCCGTCCCGCTCGCCGGCTCACCGGTTCTTCCACCAGTCCTCCGTACTGGCCCCGTTTCCGTGTCACCGTCCTGCGTCGACGTCCCCGTTGCTCCCCGGAATCCGGACCGTTTCGATGACCGTCCCGTCCGGTTCGCGAATCTCGCCGGCGAGGCCGCCGTCCTCGGACTCCTCGAGCACGACGAAGCCAGGTCGATTCCCGCGCGGATCGGCGTGGCTGCCGGGGTTGAGCAACTGAACGTCCTCGGTCTCGACGACCGTCGGCCGGTGGCTGTGCCCGAAGACGACGACGTCGGCCCCACGCGAGCGACCGAACATCGCGAGTCCCGTCTCACCGCCGTCGCGTCGGTGAGTGACGGCGAACCGGACGCCGCCCGCCTCGACGACGCGAGCCGTTGGCAGGCGGTCGCGTACCGCCGCGCTGTCGGCGTTGCCGTGGACCGCGAACAGGCGGTCGCTCTCTTTCCGGAACCCCTCGAGCGCCGTCTCGCTCGTGAAATCGCCCGCGTGGACGACGGTCTCGGCCTCGCGGGCCGCAGTCAGCGCGTCGCCCTCGAGTTCGTGACCGCCGCTACTGTGCGTGTCCGAGAAGATCGCGATCATGGTCATCCTTCGCCCGTCACTGACAGGTTCCTTTCGGATGCGGTCGGCGGTGCCGAGTAGATCGGGGTCGGGAAGCGGTTCGTCCGGGTCCGGCCGATGACGGACCGGCTCTAGAACGGCTTACACTTTTAGGTCCACCCTCCGTAGTCGCCGGCGATGGCCAGTAGCACTTCCGTCGTGCTCGCCGCACTGTTCGCGAACGGCGCGATCGCGATTCTCAAATTCGTCGGGTTCACACTCACCGGGAGTCCCGCCATGCTGTCGGAGACGTACCACTCGATCTCGGACACGGGGAATCAGGTCTTCCTGTTGGTCGGGATCAAGTACGGTGCACAGGAGGCCACGCGGAGCCACCCGTTCGGCCACGGCAAGGCGCAGTTCTTCTACAGCCTGCTCGTGAGCATCATGCTCTTTGGCATCGCCGGCTGGGCGAGCGCCAGACACGGCTACAGCGCGCTGCAGGAGGGCGGCGTCCATCGGGCCAGCGAGGACGTCACGCTGCTCGGCGCACAGTTCGACCCCATCTTCGTCAACTACGCCGTGTTGCTCGGCGCGATCCTCTTCGAGTCCTATGCGCTCTGGAAGGCCTACCAGGGGATCAGTCGCCAGATGGACGAGCACGACTGGACGACCCTCCGCGAGGCGTTCAAAAAGACCAGCGACGTGACGACGCTGACCGCGCTCACCGAGGACTCCATCGCGCTCGCCGGTGCGGGAATCGCCCTCTTCGGGGTGTATCTCACCCGGACCACCGGAAACCCGATGTACGACGCCGGTTCGGCCCTCATCATCGGGATCATGCTCATGGGCTTCGCCCTCGCGCTCGGCTGGCAGAACAAGCGACTCATTCTCGGGGAGAGCCTCGCGAAAGACGACGAGGACGAACTCCGGCGGATCGTCACCGACTGGGACGGCGTCACCGAACTCGTCGACCTCCGAACCGTCTACTTCGGAGCCGAGGAACTGCTCCTCACGGCCGACGTGGCGTTCGAACCCGGTCTCGACGCCGAGACGATCAACGAACGCATCACGCAGATCGAACTCGCGCTGATGGAGCACGACGATCAGATCCAGAAGGTCTACATCGAACCCGAGACGTAGCCGTTTCGCCCCACGCCGAACGCTCTATTCTTCGCGTTCCTCGTCCGTATCGTCGTACCCTGCGACCAC encodes:
- a CDS encoding thermonuclease family protein, whose protein sequence is MVSFRATGESGIDRRSFVSLLGTTTGALALSRSSDAVTTADSASSDGLESLSFYSTASQVSTEYAPLTDEEHVVAWASADAYVTSTSDGTDEADVVSYEDERIPLITQDGSVMGIGSAGFLSDERGGFDAGNEEFVLNVWDELLGPDGTVLWDESHEQYWDLSSHETFRRYAEDNGYELRALAEFATDGTTLQFYSTASQVSPDGDALTEEQLAADDDLEVLAWAESTATNGDQTGSDAVEYGDDEPIPLITRDDRVVGFGAPFVEDDSDHDENRAFVRGVWDAVIDGETVYWDESHDQYYDTGRFETFIADAESDGYTVTAADDLLAVLEGASDGADESTETDADAVVITTPAAAFTDDELAALESFVADGGAVLLHDQADYGGHDETEALDEVAERLDLGFRFNADQVDDDASGWDSHVFTTTAFDEAYLPEESGSVGLADADGLVITTPQWAFDDSELTALESFVADGGAVFLFDQSDFGGNDRTGALNDIADRLDLAFRFNGGQVEDEVRNAGPVYEPVATEFSPAFDYFDGRDGIGIEFDRDGEYYGRVTRVFDGDTVEVEFDTEYGYRETVRNVGVDTAETPPTETSPREWFGVPDDATDHLHDWGDRASEFVLERLAPDGATVDEADLEGRHVKITFDEAEPVRGNYGRLLGYLHYDPDDFAADFDADSFSVNYNRRIVADGYARVYSSGFAAHDEFAALEEDALAAGRGVWSASDIDALTEIRNEPVEDLFVPSARSIRSARGRNGGPVRDDRVAVSAAPSAEQRLEGDGVAYDGDIPLVGIDERRRVALVGGPLIDERYEEGEGFGADTSGYGNFPFLTNLIDHLSEPDGDVIVAGGQGQFNAAGSLSLEDCKYYLRYLEGVDARLRQINDLERTLPDESEPPRAVLLSAPARELEFGELLALREYRNRGGAVVLLGSAAADADHTRNLNRLAARLDTDLRFNEDRIIDAERNLADDPAVLETTAFDDSFPLFDAYDPSDRTDEDDEADEADEAPGNSDHARGHRGTGPGNSGNAPGHGGGSPGNSGNAPGHRGGPGNSGNAPGR
- a CDS encoding glutamate-cysteine ligase family protein, with amino-acid sequence MNTSLEVEYWVVDGDGDLVAPDTLLDVSDQVDPEFVEPMLEIKTTPCGSMAELREELLGRIERVVDAARDQDKRLVPLATPLYASPDEIPYRDKESTDLQRRIVGPAFDDARVCAGTHIHFEQSNVVDQLNALTALDPAFALVNSSAHYRGERILECARPYLYRRSCYETCPEQGQLRPYVDSVAEWDRRLEDAYDGFRERALERGVDPDAFDDEFDPYEAAWNPVRLRRAMPTVEWRSPDAALPSQVLRLADEVRSIVGRADAHGTVVDGSGRPTESDAIIDSNAPSDEPLRLPAFDTVESIADGAIRDGLENRAVRRYLRGLGFTPSAYDPLADRVTDSQLPKRRAKRVRLRAADRLEADLERRRVRA
- a CDS encoding NAD(P)/FAD-dependent oxidoreductase, whose amino-acid sequence is MSDEATADDASVIVVGGGPAGLSAALFTAKNGLETTVFDTDGTWMHKAHLFNYLGIGSVGGSEFMATARQQVDDFGVDRRQGEEVTAVSEAGDGFAVETEEGSYEADFVVLATGANRDLAEDLGVAFTEEETVDVGVEMETSVEGAYATGAMVRPEEWQAAIAVGDGAAAGLNILSKVRGEHYHDFDVPADAERVFGELIAE
- a CDS encoding VOC family protein, encoding MSNESQNPVTPELPDSPVHTTGTDHITIWGSNEADTIEFYQDLLGMPLVLRQPNLDDPSQTHLFFDTGDGRILTFFVSDDRPSNRRGQRGGTGAVHHLCFSVDPDDYEDTMRALEEAGHQYNVFDRGIFHSIYTTDNNGLVIELSTDKYEVPDDRRGEVLAKAQELREEDGAEYAKDEHLRGAIEALGLELIEHDLPDADTGVGGVQ
- a CDS encoding dienelactone hydrolase family protein produces the protein MSADDRVDGPHQDQQLVTGGTDLAEAEAALVLTHGRGAAARGMIQMANEVHREGVAFLAPQAARRTWYPNSFLEPVERNEPGRSSGLQAISDAIGEADDAGIPTERIMLIGFSQGACLASEYLARNPRRYGGLAALSGGLIGEELDDEYPGDLEGTPVFLGCSDVDPHIPEERVHDTAAVFEDMNADVTKRLYEGMGHGINEDEMEFVSEMVAALVDA
- a CDS encoding universal stress protein produces the protein MAILVAYDGSEPAQEAVEHAFTTYPDEEIVLLRVIEAADGSTEAGLKIVQEMLREQEEEVSEEFPEEIAEIVSDPDREFRTETAVGKPAREVVSFAADHDEIEHIVIGSHGRSGLSRVLLGSVAETIVRRAPVPVTVIR
- a CDS encoding cupredoxin domain-containing protein — its product is MLQLTGGTTIVGLAGCSGTRSNGDDEHPDDGHDHGDDGHEGGGHEHDADIGDPSDSATVSMITTDDGDHFDPHVVWVESGGSVSWTNESGSHSTTAYHTANDEPGLVPEGAAEWDSGVLSEQGAAFDHTFETEGVYHYFCTPHETSGMIGSVIVGRPDPHEQPALADPPSDKPEAVRGKLTKLNERIRDALGHTH
- a CDS encoding aminopeptidase, which translates into the protein MDPRIREHAEIIADHSVDLEEGDNVVVDAHPVAEDLVVALHEVIGDRGANPITTSQRTGKRQQRAYLRSSDGEFDTPEHELALIQNTDVYIAIRATDNVTQTSDVDPEVSAAHQQAHRPILEERLSKRWCLTQYPAPANAQLAEMSTEGYENFVWDAVNKDWDEQREHQANMVEIMDPAEEIRIKSGDTTDVTMSIEDNPTLNDHGEHNLPGGEVFTAPQPDSVEGEVLFDMPLYHQGREITDVYLEFEGGEVVQHSAAKNEDVLTEVLNTDEGARRLGELGIGMNRDIDQFTYNMLFDEKMGDTVHMAVGRAYDDTVGEGNEANDSAVHVDMIVDMSEDSFIEVDGEVVQRDGTFRFEDGFEE
- a CDS encoding threonine aldolase family protein, with the protein product MIDLRSDTVTTPDEVMREAAATADVGDDVYGEDPTVAELEARVADRLGTEAALYFPTGTMANQTAARVHTERGQEVIADRQSHVVKYELGGMAQHAGLQVRMLDADRGVPSPERIAAATVEEDLHRPETGLLCLENTHNARGGLAIDPDAIAAAAAAARERDVPVHLDGARLFNAAIALDVPVTDLTEPVDSVMVSLSKGLGAPVGSVLAGSEAFIERARRTRKLFGGGMRQAGIIAGPALEALSNVDDLETDHENARLLAAGMAAVDGFDVRDPETNIVLADVSGTGLEPSTVVERLAERDVLATPFGPTTVRFCTHRDIDREAVDRALERLDAAFA